ttttttaaaatgggcctggctTTGTGTTGCAACCTCaaaagattgttaattttatataaaacttatagcaaatttatttactattgTACAACCTTAATCTCTTAACCACTACAGCATAACACAGTTACACATACATGGATAGTTTATGATTGATCCTGGATTGGATGTACACAAAGCTACTGCGTTCTAGTACATTTAATTGAAGCTTCTAAATAATCAATGTATCATATCATTGTAACTCAGGATAGATAATTTTCCGGCCTTCAAGTGTtacttaaaaaaagaacaattgaCATATTGTAATATGTAAAGATATTTGTTAGAGTAGAAAAATCTCTTGCGAAGTTTTGTAGAAATTGTGCACATTTCTCTTAAGCAAACCTATCACATTAAAGTTATGTATATAAACGCGTTTAGAGTATGTGCATTCTGGATATGTATTATCAGCATGCTTCATCTTGAACTGGCAGAGGAACCTGTATGCACATCACGATTTGATTATGATCTAAAGATCGTTGAAAAATTTTACGAAATGGATCAGAAAATCAAAAGGGCTGAAGAAGAAATACGAAGGCAACGGCAGCTTATTGACAGATTTTCCACTGATGGTGAAGTATTAACTTTTGTGTATCTGTAATTACGTATTTGATTATATGTTTTTGAACAAAGTGGCTGTAATTCATTTAGGTTTTTATCTTTATAGGGAGTGGTTCAGTGTATGTTAGATGGGGCCGAAACATATGTCCAGAACATGCAGCGGTTATATACAACGGTATATATCATATTTACTGATCCTTTTGTATGTCCAGTTAGAGAATCAGGAAGTTATAGGTTCGGGTGTGGTGTATGGTTTACATAACGACAGGTCAAAGATCACTGATCCTCTAACTTTGATTAATATTTAAAGCTGTCAGACACCTGCGAAAAACAGgttaatattgataaaataaatcccTGAATATTGATTAAAGTAACTGACTGATGTATATAACTGAAATGCTATTCGTTTGAGAAACTACGTTAAATCGAGTCAATCAAGTAAAATATAATATTGCTTTTTGCTTctttgtcatttttgttttacTAGGTTGTTTAACATTTTAGCAAAGCTATGGCAGCGTCccggtgccagcagagagatttaaatttgtcttacgtaggacttactatctcctacgtaggacttagtatctcctacgcaggacttagtatctccaacgtatgacttagtatctcctacgtaggaatTATTatgtcctacataggagatactaagtcctacgtaggagatactaagtcctacgtaggagatagtctgtcctacgtaggagaaactaagtcctacgtaggagttactaagtcctacgtaggagatactaagtcctactaggagatactaagtcctacgtaggagatagtaagtcctacgtaggagatacgaTACTATGTCCTACATAGGAGATGGCCTAAGTCCTACGTAGCAGttagtaagtcctacgtaggagatattaggtcatacgtaggagatattaagtcctagGTAAGAGAtattatgtcctacgtaggagatagtaagtcctacgtatgagatactaagtcctacgtaggaaatactaagtcctacgtaggagatactgagatctacgtaggagatactaagtcctacgcaggagatactaagtcctacgtaggagatactaagtccaacgtaggagatactatgtcctacgtaggagatacttagtcctacgtaggagatactaagtcctacgtaggagatagtaagtcgtacgtaagacaaatttaaatctctctctTGGCACCAGGACGCTGCCATACAAAACAGGTGTTAGATTAAGGTCCACAAATTGATTTTTCAATAGACCCACACGCATTTTAAAGTTATGTTACAATACTCAGTGACGCATTGAATTGTAATGAGCTTATACATCTACCTTAACTTATTAATATTCTCcatttatattctgaaaaaaaaaaaaacaacaacaacaaaaaactacaCACAACTACAATTTTCTAAGACAGATATCTTCACAACAAGAGAAAGTAAATGTTTAAAGTGGAAAATTTCTACAAAAGTTTCTACATGTAAAGTATAAATCATCTATTTGTAACAATATACTGCATTTTGAAATGTCATTGCGGCTAgacaaaaaagtgttttaattaaaacaaaacgaaTATTAAATTTTACGCCCTTTGTGGGATTTGCCAAGGTGTAGATTGATGACAAAAGATTCAAGTGTATAttctataattatgtttaaactgtTGTAACAACAACAGTGTCAAATATTACACATGAATGGTAGAAATGGTTGATTTTACAATCTGTCTActttaatcattttatttgacatttaattGTTTCATATGTCGTTCGAAACTGTGTTGATTTATATtgagtttgtttgtttaaaattatgtttcataGGATAAGATGGTGCGCCGTCATAAAACGTCAAATGATTTAGATGAAGAATCTACAAAGTAATATTAGGTAAAACTAGGAAAGTAATGCGCCTGCTTCGTAGAGCATGTAGGAGGGATACTCGTTCCGCTTACTTGATTGATTGAGACGCCACAACGTCTCATAACGTTAATCTATGTATGTGGAGATACCACACAAACATAATCAATTCATACAATGGAAACGACAATACAAAACACCGATTTCTGGGGTAAATTAGGAAGGGGACACGggttataaaataaatgattgttatttgtaaaaagaaaGCATAACCGACCACTattaatatttcaatgtttagatataatatgaaatatggCAGGATATTTGTGGTAAACTATTTATTTTTCGTCTCAACGCAGAAAGGGCGTAAACCTGAATATTCGTTTTACTTACTAACTTAGGTTattaatcaaaaacattttcttgaCTAATCTAAGTATCATATTAAAATTcgttatattttaacaaaatatgataaatatatttgtacCGTATCACTATTGTAGAAGTAATTCAGTTTAAGCATTTACCTTTTCTCGTTTTAAAGTTATCGCTCTAAGATATTTTTCTCCTTGGTGCGCAATTTATTCAGTGCATATATCAATAAGTTATCGTAGTAATCGCAGCTGTATAATAGAACAGACGTTTTTCAACAGcctcaaaaacaaaataacttgtgacataaaatacatatacGATGACAATTTAACATTACAATCTGGATAATAAGATAAATAGAAAATGTATAACATAGGCTGTAATAAAGTATTATTTAATGAAACTAGGGTTTTTAAAAGTATGTATGTCTGCATGAAAATATTGTGGATAAGTTTCATAAATAGTGTTGATAACTTACATTTGACGCTAGACTATATTTCTGTCAGGCTACGTCGCTGGAAAGAAATACGATGACGAAGGTGGTGGGAGTGATTCCTTGTGTCTTCCCTCTGATCCAGTTTGGTCTAACTATAGTGATGGGGATGACAGAAACAGGGGATTCATTTACGGGACAGAATTTGACGAGGAGGGTGTCAATATATTTGGTTACTCGGTTCTTCAACAAGACGTCCCATGTGTCGTCTGCAAAACCCAAAAGTCAGCACTTGTCATGGTCCCGGCAAGGGCCAAATGCTATCCTGGTTGGAAAGAGGAATACAGTGGATATCTCATGTCGGCTTATCGTTCTCACCCCGGACCTCATAACCATATCTGTGTGGACAGTGATCCAGAGTTCATACCTCGCGGTAGCAATAATGATAATGAACATATTTTATATCTCATGGAAGCTCGATGTGGTTCACTACCTTGTCCGCCTTACGTTGAAGGAAGAGAGCTTCCCTGTGTTGTCTGTTCTGCCTAACTACAACATCATGTAATTGACATAATATTCCACTACATTGTTAGACTGAAAAAGGGTTAACTTATTAAAGTAGGAAGTAGTATAATTCACCTTCGACCGTGAGAAAAGTCTTCTGTAGTTGCCAACGAGAGTAAATTTCAgcgttgttgttatttttgtttaactttgCAACACGTGCCAAAATGTATTTGTATCGAAATATTATAAAGTAACACCTAAATGAGAATTAATGTTACTATAGTGTAACTCAATCTTTAGATATCAGAGCTAGTTGTAAACACTACCTACTTCAACGGCCAAACTGTTTGACTTTCTAACTTTAATTCAAGCTACCGTCTAGTTTGACATTAAGACATAAGCTTGGCTTTTCTTCTTATGtctaacaatatttctattattagTAAAGACAGTGATAAGCAGCTCCATACAAAGGTACAATGTAGGAAGCAAAGTGTTCAATAAAGGCTGCTGATGTATCAGCGAGTGTTATATTGACGCATCAAAACGATTGCTTTCCATAGTATGTATGATTAACTTGGTAATGTGACGTACCTAAACACACGCTACCAATAAAACGCAGTTTTGTCTGAAATTCAACGCCTTCATGTTCAATGTTTTTTTCATCATGAATTAAAAAATCAGTCTCAATATCAAGGTTCGTCGAAGCAAATGCCCATGGACATTGTACAGACATGTCAAAGTAACATCAATTTTGATCccatatgtgaccttgacctatactTTAGAATATTGCTTGGAATTTAgcacatatttacaaaaatgtagatcaaCATGatgttaataatatatttaaatttcaattatAACGAATTTcgcaaaatgtatattttattaaattttctacgccatcccattcaaataaagatcaaaatgtgtttttagaaCACGAGTGGATACCATTTATAAGAATACAGAGGTGTAGATATGGAAACTGTTTAAATATCATACAGATATGAAAGTCTCATTTAGATAGTGCACTATAAcgacgtttttttttctattttcatcatTATCAATTTCTTCCCCTAAGAAATTTTCTCTCTAGTTTGTATATTCTAgacatttttgtgacttttcaaaaatgatttgaactcgttaaatgaataaatgtttatGACTGCATAGTTTGatcttgaaagaaatattaacatATTGTTCGGAGTGTAAGCTAAATTTAAATACTTTGGCAGAAAAACAATTGGCGAGGTAGCTCCTTTGTTCATTATAGTTTAACAGGCAAAGAATCGAACAGTCCACTTTTGCATTAAACACGTTTAAAGTCATATATGAACAACTCGTGATATAGTTCTAATTATTCTTAAAGATACATTCCTGTTGGTATTCACAATTGCACAAAAGCCGCATTTATGATATTGTAGCTAAAAGGCTGTAGAATACCTTGTTAGAAAGGCAAATGTGTATTCGTCTCACATCAAG
This window of the Mercenaria mercenaria strain notata chromosome 5, MADL_Memer_1, whole genome shotgun sequence genome carries:
- the LOC123557293 gene encoding short-chain collagen C4-like isoform X2, which produces MYINAFRVCAFWICIISMLHLELAEEPVCTSRFDYDLKIVEKFYEMDQKIKRAEEEIRRQRQLIDRFSTDGEVFIFIGSGSVYVRWGRNICPEHAAVIYNGYVAGKKYDDEGGGSDSLCLPSDPVWSNYSDGDDRNRGFIYGTEFDEEGVNIFGYSVLQQDVPCVVCKTQKSALVMVPARAKCYPGWKEEYSGYLMSAYRSHPGPHNHICVDSDPEFIPRGSNNDNEHILYLMEARCGSLPCPPYVEGRELPCVVCSA
- the LOC123557293 gene encoding uncharacterized protein LOC123557293 isoform X1, whose product is MYINAFRVCAFWICIISMLHLELAEEPVCTSRFDYDLKIVEKFYEMDQKIKRAEEEIRRQRQLIDRFSTDGEGVVQCMLDGAETYVQNMQRLYTTATSLERNTMTKVVGVIPCVFPLIQFGLTIVMGMTETGDSFTGQNLTRRVSIYLVTRFFNKTSHVSSAKPKSQHLSWSRQGPNAILVGKRNTVDISCRLIVLTPDLITISVWTVIQSSYLAVAIMIMNIFYISWKLDVVHYLVRLTLKEESFPVLSVLPNYNIM
- the LOC123557293 gene encoding uncharacterized protein LOC123557293 isoform X4 translates to MYINAFRVCAFWICIISMLHLELAEEPVCTSRFDYDLKIVEKFYEMDQKIKRAEEEIRRQRQLIDRFSTDGYVAGKKYDDEGGGSDSLCLPSDPVWSNYSDGDDRNRGFIYGTEFDEEGVNIFGYSVLQQDVPCVVCKTQKSALVMVPARAKCYPGWKEEYSGYLMSAYRSHPGPHNHICVDSDPEFIPRGSNNDNEHILYLMEARCGSLPCPPYVEGRELPCVVCSA
- the LOC123557293 gene encoding short-chain collagen C4-like isoform X3, whose protein sequence is MYINAFRVCAFWICIISMLHLELAEEPVCTSRFDYDLKIVEKFYEMDQKIKRAEEEIRRQRQLIDRFSTDGSGSVYVRWGRNICPEHAAVIYNGYVAGKKYDDEGGGSDSLCLPSDPVWSNYSDGDDRNRGFIYGTEFDEEGVNIFGYSVLQQDVPCVVCKTQKSALVMVPARAKCYPGWKEEYSGYLMSAYRSHPGPHNHICVDSDPEFIPRGSNNDNEHILYLMEARCGSLPCPPYVEGRELPCVVCSA